From Chengkuizengella sediminis, one genomic window encodes:
- a CDS encoding sigma-70 family RNA polymerase sigma factor translates to MVAGDQEVFRKLMEKYQTYIFQIVYSVLRHQKDAEDVTQEVFIRIYHALPQYKNQGFKTWMSRIAVNKAIDMKRKTQRNKEDLMEIEKVEHLTHGNVTEMESIQRERVLLVKTRLNEMPENYRNVVFAYYIQEKSYREIANEQGIEIKSVESKLYRAKKWIRKNWKEEEFK, encoded by the coding sequence GTGGTAGCCGGCGATCAAGAAGTTTTTCGAAAATTAATGGAAAAATACCAAACCTATATATTTCAAATCGTATATTCCGTTCTTCGTCACCAAAAGGATGCGGAAGATGTAACACAAGAGGTATTTATCCGTATTTATCATGCTCTCCCTCAGTATAAAAATCAAGGGTTTAAAACTTGGATGTCCCGTATTGCTGTGAATAAAGCGATTGATATGAAACGTAAAACACAGAGAAATAAAGAAGATTTAATGGAGATAGAAAAGGTTGAACATCTAACACATGGAAACGTGACTGAAATGGAATCGATTCAAAGAGAAAGGGTGCTTTTAGTTAAAACAAGACTAAATGAAATGCCTGAAAACTATAGAAATGTAGTGTTTGCTTATTACATTCAAGAAAAATCATATCGTGAAATTGCAAATGAACAGGGGATTGAAATTAAAAGTGTAGAGTCTAAGTTATATCGCGCAAAAAAATGGATCCGAAAAAATTGGAAGGAGGAGGAATTTAAGTGA
- a CDS encoding FTR1 family iron permease, translating to MELQALLITFRETLEALLILGIIITFLKRMNHPEYTKYVWLGAGLALVASLGVAFVFQVVLTSFSMMASQIYLKISIMLISSMLLTHMVFWMAKNSRDMKGKLEGKLKTYVTAGSVIGMVIHSFLVILREGVETVFFFVAITGGNIQLALQSWGALAGIVIAAVVSYFFFKGTMRISLKTFFRVTGAMIIVIAAGLLVQGVGMMQDVGIIGSVMPQVYDVTWLLPEHPTDYTQYLRDTGTAPLISGDVGIFFTALLGYAATPSIEEILVYFGYFAVIFLLLWTRKSESSQKKQVDKKTTQVVEDAKVVHSKKVVNV from the coding sequence ATGGAGCTGCAAGCACTACTGATTACATTTCGAGAAACTTTAGAGGCTTTATTGATCTTAGGCATCATTATTACTTTTCTTAAAAGAATGAACCATCCTGAATACACGAAGTATGTGTGGTTGGGTGCAGGTTTGGCCTTGGTGGCTAGTTTAGGTGTAGCCTTTGTTTTTCAAGTAGTGTTAACAAGCTTTTCCATGATGGCTAGTCAAATTTATCTTAAAATCTCAATTATGCTCATTTCGTCCATGTTATTAACACATATGGTATTCTGGATGGCGAAAAACAGTCGGGATATGAAAGGGAAACTTGAAGGAAAGTTAAAAACTTATGTCACAGCAGGAAGTGTTATTGGAATGGTCATTCATTCATTCCTAGTTATTTTAAGAGAAGGTGTAGAAACCGTATTTTTCTTTGTAGCTATTACAGGAGGAAACATTCAATTGGCATTACAAAGCTGGGGGGCACTAGCAGGGATTGTAATCGCAGCAGTAGTAAGTTATTTCTTCTTTAAAGGCACGATGCGTATTTCTTTAAAAACCTTCTTTAGAGTTACAGGTGCAATGATTATTGTGATTGCTGCAGGTTTATTAGTTCAAGGTGTTGGAATGATGCAGGATGTTGGTATAATCGGGAGTGTAATGCCGCAAGTGTATGATGTAACTTGGTTATTACCTGAACACCCTACAGATTACACTCAATATTTAAGAGATACAGGTACAGCTCCTCTTATCTCTGGCGATGTGGGTATTTTCTTTACAGCATTATTAGGATATGCAGCTACACCTTCTATTGAAGAAATATTAGTTTATTTTGGTTATTTTGCTGTCATCTTTTTATTGTTGTGGACTAGAAAAAGTGAATCTTCACAAAAGAAGCAAGTAGACAAGAAAACAACACAAGTGGTTGAGGATGCAAAAGTAGTTCATAGCAAAAAAGTTGTAAACGTATAG
- a CDS encoding glycosyltransferase family 2 protein, with protein MKKHVVVFIPAYNEEKSIAEVISRIPRDVDSQLFIQVLVINDGSRDDTVKESKQAGADFIYSFKENKGLGAAVRQGLTESYKLGADIAVMIDADCEYPPEQIPELILPILQNKADYVMGSRFLGKMKGMKLHRRLGNYVFTFIQSVLLRRWIYDGQSGMRAFSKEVMEQAEIIHDYNYAQVLTLNIVRKGFRMREIPIHYQVRTQGQSFIKFKEYLPNVIMAIIKEMLRPVSKVRTKSNQIHSENLRKETKFKSSSQL; from the coding sequence TTGAAAAAACATGTTGTTGTATTTATTCCAGCATATAACGAAGAAAAATCAATTGCTGAAGTGATTTCTAGAATCCCTCGTGATGTTGATTCTCAATTGTTTATACAAGTGCTTGTCATTAATGATGGGTCTAGAGACGACACTGTCAAAGAATCAAAACAAGCTGGGGCAGATTTTATTTATTCTTTCAAAGAAAACAAAGGTTTAGGTGCTGCTGTCCGTCAAGGACTCACGGAGAGTTATAAACTTGGTGCAGATATTGCGGTCATGATTGATGCGGACTGTGAATATCCACCAGAACAGATACCAGAACTTATTTTACCGATTTTACAAAATAAAGCAGATTACGTAATGGGCTCACGATTTCTAGGGAAAATGAAAGGTATGAAACTTCACCGCCGTTTGGGTAATTATGTTTTCACATTTATTCAATCTGTTTTATTGAGAAGATGGATTTATGATGGGCAATCTGGAATGAGAGCATTCTCAAAAGAAGTGATGGAACAAGCTGAAATTATTCATGATTATAATTATGCGCAAGTTTTAACGTTAAATATTGTTCGCAAAGGTTTTCGAATGAGGGAGATCCCTATTCATTATCAAGTAAGAACACAAGGTCAATCTTTTATTAAATTTAAAGAATATCTACCCAATGTGATTATGGCTATTATTAAGGAAATGTTACGTCCAGTAAGCAAAGTACGTACAAAATCCAATCAAATTCATAGTGAAAATTTACGTAAAGAAACAAAATTCAAATCATCTTCACAATTATAG
- a CDS encoding alkaline phosphatase family protein codes for MKKASWFEIIAARCWNLLNEGKPFTPIFVVGVFYLYHIGFWTEPSFWLNTALSLIIVVPLFIIYYHYDFPLYLRNYLWMPLIAYLILFNDAQISLALLAIGLYFFFTVFFWGTFYYHLRIGTSWLNFTRFWKLVLKNSDSTSGNAQEQLPKFILLLWIWQYVFQFIHEQGAGLNELPWVTLFSFAVAILIFSWVLHRYIFDWKPKEDEDLTNEKSSNPTGKSITDKVIVIVIDGMRKDKFKEANTPFLDDMRLKGTEYTQMETVYPARTVVCFSSMFTGTYPGEHGITSNMVWKLGLKVESIFDSLRKVGKKGRLLGIAHLIDSFGNDVESVTAVMNNDVADLNIMQRAKHIMSEQDPDFLVVQFIGTDQTGHSRGVHYPDYIQKIEEVDSLIEQFVTWLEEQGKKEDTTFIVCADHGQADGIGGHGHLDEGERYVPFFIQGSLVHQGKRVEEKHSLISIAPTVATLLGSPYPSHSRGRVLKEALNIDGEENKN; via the coding sequence ATGAAAAAAGCGTCTTGGTTTGAAATTATTGCTGCGAGGTGCTGGAATTTATTAAATGAAGGAAAGCCATTTACGCCTATTTTTGTAGTAGGTGTATTTTATTTATATCACATTGGATTTTGGACAGAGCCTTCTTTTTGGTTGAATACCGCATTGAGTTTGATTATCGTAGTGCCTTTATTCATCATTTACTATCACTACGATTTCCCTTTGTATTTAAGAAATTATTTATGGATGCCACTTATTGCTTATTTGATCCTTTTTAATGACGCGCAAATTTCTTTAGCGCTCTTGGCGATTGGTTTGTATTTTTTCTTTACCGTATTTTTTTGGGGAACGTTTTATTATCATTTGAGAATAGGAACTTCCTGGTTGAATTTTACTAGGTTTTGGAAATTAGTATTAAAAAATAGTGATTCGACAAGTGGGAATGCACAAGAGCAGCTTCCGAAGTTTATATTGCTATTGTGGATTTGGCAATATGTTTTTCAGTTTATACATGAGCAAGGAGCAGGGTTGAATGAGCTGCCTTGGGTTACATTATTCTCTTTTGCAGTGGCTATTCTTATTTTTAGTTGGGTATTGCACCGGTATATTTTTGATTGGAAACCAAAAGAAGATGAAGATTTAACGAATGAAAAATCGTCTAACCCTACAGGCAAGTCAATCACAGATAAAGTCATTGTTATTGTTATTGACGGAATGCGAAAAGATAAATTTAAAGAAGCAAACACCCCATTTTTGGATGACATGCGTTTAAAAGGAACAGAATATACACAAATGGAAACCGTGTATCCAGCTCGAACTGTAGTATGTTTTTCTTCCATGTTCACAGGTACCTATCCTGGGGAACACGGAATTACCTCTAATATGGTATGGAAACTTGGTCTAAAGGTAGAAAGCATCTTCGACAGTTTAAGAAAGGTTGGCAAAAAAGGGCGCCTGTTAGGTATTGCACATTTAATTGATAGTTTTGGTAATGATGTTGAATCCGTTACGGCTGTGATGAACAATGATGTAGCAGATTTAAATATTATGCAAAGGGCAAAACATATCATGAGCGAGCAAGACCCAGATTTTCTCGTTGTACAGTTCATTGGAACAGATCAAACAGGGCATAGCAGAGGTGTTCATTATCCTGATTATATCCAAAAAATTGAAGAAGTAGATTCATTGATTGAACAATTTGTAACATGGTTAGAGGAGCAGGGGAAAAAAGAAGATACAACATTTATCGTTTGTGCAGATCATGGACAAGCTGATGGTATTGGAGGACACGGTCATTTAGACGAAGGAGAGCGTTATGTTCCATTTTTCATTCAAGGTTCACTTGTCCATCAAGGGAAAAGAGTGGAGGAAAAACATAGTTTAATTTCAATAGCTCCAACGGTAGCTACTTTATTGGGTTCTCCTTATCCTAGTCATAGCAGAGGTCGGGTTTTGAAAGAGGCGTTAAATATAGATGGAGAGGAAAACAAAAATTGA
- a CDS encoding winged helix-turn-helix transcriptional regulator, translating into MSKQSHQEDLCPKLTSAMQLFGKRWVGLIIYTLLTGPKRFRDIEKSLPISGKLLAERLRELEKYKLVIRHVYPEVPVRIEYELTENGKSMQPIIDAIQEWAESLPLEDICQD; encoded by the coding sequence ATGAGTAAACAATCACATCAAGAAGATTTATGTCCTAAATTAACATCAGCAATGCAGTTATTTGGTAAACGCTGGGTAGGTTTGATTATTTATACTTTGTTAACTGGACCCAAACGTTTTAGAGATATCGAAAAATCACTTCCAATTAGTGGGAAGTTGTTAGCTGAAAGACTAAGAGAGTTAGAAAAATATAAATTGGTAATTCGTCATGTATATCCAGAAGTTCCTGTAAGAATAGAGTATGAGTTAACAGAAAATGGAAAATCAATGCAGCCTATCATTGATGCTATACAAGAGTGGGCTGAATCGTTACCTCTAGAAGATATATGTCAAGATTAA
- a CDS encoding glycoside hydrolase family 43 protein has product MEKMIKNPILKGFNPDPSVVRVRDDYYVATSTFEWFPGVQIHYSKDLVNWRLLTRPLDRLSLLDMAGNPNSGGVWAPCLSYDGDLFYLVYTDVKSWHITSNVTKDTHNYVITAKDIMGPWSEPIYLNSSGFDPSLFHDDDGKKWFVNMQNDFRKGKNPFAGILVQEFSLEERKLVGPVKNIFKGTELGVTEAPHLYKRNGYYYLMTAEGGTSWDHAVSMARSKEIWGPYEVDPQNPMLTSAKNPELQLQKAGHASLVETQNGEYYITHLCGRPLRPEMKCNLGRETSIQKVYWSEDGWLRLEGGGNEPKLEVPAPNLPEFKFERLRCRNDFDDTELNIHLNTLRIPPDERWLSLKERPGYMRLRGQESLSSLHRQSIVARRQQAFRCEAETCIEFEPDTFQQMAGLVCYYDTNDYIYLRISHEEELGKTLTIHHMESGEVDEPLDEEIKVEGWTKVYLRVNIFNQSIEFSYSEDGENWYKIDKVFEAGQLSDEHNKLGFTGSFIGICVQDLSGMKKYADFDYFTYFELDE; this is encoded by the coding sequence ATGGAAAAAATGATTAAAAATCCAATTTTAAAAGGTTTTAATCCAGATCCATCGGTTGTCAGGGTCAGAGATGATTACTATGTAGCGACATCCACCTTTGAATGGTTTCCTGGAGTGCAAATCCATTACTCAAAGGATTTAGTCAATTGGAGATTGTTAACACGCCCCTTAGACAGACTTTCTTTATTAGATATGGCAGGAAATCCAAATTCAGGTGGTGTATGGGCTCCTTGTTTAAGTTATGATGGGGATTTATTTTATTTAGTATATACGGATGTGAAAAGCTGGCATATCACTTCTAATGTAACAAAAGATACGCATAATTATGTGATTACAGCGAAGGACATCATGGGTCCATGGTCAGAACCGATTTATTTAAATAGCAGTGGATTCGACCCTTCATTATTCCACGATGACGACGGTAAAAAGTGGTTTGTTAATATGCAAAATGACTTCCGTAAAGGGAAAAATCCATTTGCAGGGATATTAGTTCAGGAGTTTTCACTTGAAGAAAGAAAATTAGTAGGACCTGTGAAAAATATATTTAAAGGTACAGAATTAGGAGTAACTGAAGCTCCTCATTTATACAAAAGAAATGGTTATTATTATTTAATGACAGCAGAGGGGGGAACCTCTTGGGATCATGCGGTATCCATGGCTAGATCAAAGGAAATCTGGGGACCTTACGAAGTGGACCCACAAAACCCGATGTTAACATCAGCCAAAAACCCAGAACTACAGTTGCAAAAAGCAGGACACGCCTCATTAGTTGAAACACAAAATGGTGAGTATTACATTACACATTTATGTGGTCGTCCGTTAAGACCGGAAATGAAATGTAATTTAGGAAGAGAGACAAGTATTCAAAAGGTGTATTGGAGCGAGGATGGTTGGCTTCGTCTTGAAGGTGGAGGCAATGAGCCTAAATTAGAAGTGCCCGCGCCGAATTTGCCTGAGTTTAAATTTGAAAGACTACGTTGTAGAAATGATTTTGATGATACAGAATTGAATATCCATTTAAACACGTTACGGATACCTCCTGATGAAAGATGGTTATCACTTAAGGAAAGACCAGGTTATATGAGATTAAGAGGTCAAGAATCGTTAAGCTCACTTCATAGACAAAGTATAGTGGCAAGAAGACAACAAGCATTTCGTTGTGAAGCTGAGACTTGTATAGAATTTGAACCTGATACATTTCAACAGATGGCGGGATTGGTTTGTTATTATGATACAAATGATTATATTTATCTTCGCATCAGCCATGAAGAAGAATTAGGAAAAACGCTAACGATTCATCATATGGAAAGTGGAGAGGTGGATGAGCCATTAGATGAAGAAATAAAAGTTGAGGGATGGACAAAGGTTTATTTAAGAGTAAATATATTCAACCAATCTATAGAGTTTTCTTATTCTGAAGACGGGGAAAATTGGTATAAAATTGATAAGGTATTTGAAGCAGGACAACTCTCTGATGAACATAATAAATTGGGATTTACAGGTTCTTTTATAGGTATATGTGTACAGGACTTAAGTGGTATGAAAAAATATGCAGATTTTGACTACTTTACTTATTTCGAATTGGATGAGTGA
- the abc-f gene encoding ribosomal protection-like ABC-F family protein: protein MTILEMNNIQKYMKDRLLFKLDGRITISKNDRIGIVGLNGAGKSTFLSVLAGKTELDAGTISHKINMIEISQNEEANDSVEFSGNLSKWGIGKEIHDGMSGGEKMRIKIAEALDRPFDLLLADEPTSHLDLSGITKLEQEIKNVQGAVIIVSHDRAFLDAVCTKIIEIDNERITQYQGNYSAYLEQKEMKLNRAQFEYDEYTREKSRLQQAFKEKQSKAKTMKKKPKRMSYKEANLGAEKARSKQAKVNRSAKVIEKRIEQLDKKEKPIQKDQAIFDLTQHKKVHNKFVIKMEQVTKKIADRTLFSNMNVMIKPGMKVALIGNNGIGKSTLLKMIAEQEQGIFVSAGCRLGFLHQTLNDLKKDQSILENVMDTSIYSDEKVRTILARMLFKRDEVRKKISVLSGGEKVKVALVKCFVSDTNLLLLDEPTNYLDIQTQESLEKVLKEYPGTVVFATHDRRLINQLATHVLMIENEKGLLNEGNYDALLKRRQTKKTKDSSIHSNEAELLKIEHELTEIIGKLSYVTDQSKKFALENRYENLLNQRRKIK, encoded by the coding sequence ATGACAATTTTAGAGATGAATAACATTCAAAAATATATGAAAGATCGATTATTGTTTAAGTTAGATGGACGAATAACAATTTCAAAAAATGACCGAATTGGCATTGTGGGTTTAAACGGAGCGGGAAAATCCACATTTTTATCCGTTTTAGCTGGTAAAACAGAGCTGGATGCTGGCACTATCAGTCACAAAATAAATATGATAGAGATTTCACAGAATGAAGAAGCAAATGATAGTGTTGAATTCAGTGGAAACTTGTCCAAATGGGGGATAGGTAAAGAAATACATGATGGCATGAGTGGTGGTGAAAAAATGCGAATAAAGATTGCAGAAGCACTTGATCGTCCATTTGATCTTCTACTTGCTGATGAACCCACTAGCCACTTAGACTTATCCGGCATAACGAAATTGGAACAAGAAATAAAAAACGTACAGGGAGCAGTAATTATCGTTTCACATGATCGAGCTTTTTTAGATGCGGTTTGTACGAAAATTATTGAAATAGATAATGAAAGAATTACCCAATATCAGGGCAACTATAGTGCGTATTTAGAACAAAAAGAGATGAAATTAAATCGTGCTCAATTTGAATATGATGAATATACTCGGGAGAAATCACGTTTGCAGCAAGCTTTTAAAGAAAAACAAAGTAAAGCTAAAACAATGAAAAAGAAACCGAAACGAATGAGTTATAAGGAAGCGAATCTAGGAGCGGAAAAAGCAAGAAGCAAACAAGCGAAAGTGAACCGTTCTGCAAAAGTAATTGAGAAGCGGATTGAACAATTGGACAAAAAAGAAAAACCAATTCAAAAGGATCAAGCTATTTTTGATCTAACCCAACATAAAAAAGTCCATAATAAATTTGTGATAAAAATGGAACAAGTAACTAAAAAAATAGCGGATCGTACTTTATTTTCAAATATGAATGTGATGATAAAACCTGGCATGAAGGTTGCATTGATCGGAAACAATGGAATAGGTAAGTCTACTTTATTAAAAATGATAGCAGAACAAGAACAAGGTATCTTCGTATCTGCAGGCTGTAGATTAGGTTTTCTACATCAAACGCTTAATGATCTGAAAAAGGATCAGTCCATTTTAGAGAATGTGATGGATACAAGTATATATTCAGATGAAAAAGTAAGAACAATCTTGGCAAGAATGCTTTTTAAAAGAGATGAAGTTCGTAAAAAAATAAGTGTGTTGAGTGGGGGAGAGAAAGTTAAGGTAGCCCTAGTCAAATGTTTTGTAAGTGATACAAACTTATTATTATTAGATGAACCTACGAATTATTTAGATATTCAAACACAAGAAAGTTTAGAAAAGGTGTTAAAAGAGTATCCAGGAACGGTTGTGTTTGCTACACATGATCGAAGATTAATAAATCAACTTGCAACTCATGTTTTAATGATTGAGAATGAAAAAGGGTTATTAAATGAAGGTAATTATGATGCCTTATTAAAGAGGAGGCAGACCAAAAAAACTAAAGATTCTTCTATCCATTCAAATGAAGCGGAACTGTTGAAAATTGAACATGAGTTAACGGAAATAATCGGTAAACTTAGCTATGTTACCGATCAATCTAAAAAGTTTGCATTAGAGAATAGATATGAAAACTTGTTGAATCAACGAAGAAAAATAAAGTAA
- a CDS encoding right-handed parallel beta-helix repeat-containing protein — MVINVPEDEPTINAALVMASQGDTIRVAAITCNESIVISGANLNQIRIVGAGIGKTIIDGTGLPDGSIGINILDSSLVTIENLSVKCFSGTGIQIESNENIIHKVEVAKNGEEGVSIDSNGSRNMIMSSVINGNTCNGILIIDGSISNYVVSNCVSSNLIEGIRIFGDNNLVLKNTIKGNLEEGITTRAANNLIINNLILNNLSGIQNNENDFVFANKIFKNKNDGIENRSVMNLYWANDIRCNGDMGIGLRGGAQHRVINNTIINSGNIGIEIVECINDNLIDNNCIKNNVNQGIQINPNSNNNVIRSNKLAGNTPDIANEGMGTLFDANRCTTSDPPGLCNEDNEIFVKEGQSIQTAIDNVPSEGFTIRVGKGTFNEALTINNLGGNRDKIRIIGAGIGKTIIDGMDLPGETGIDIEASFITIENLTVQNFENRGILIDADDNILSCVNVLENQGAGIEIDFGSERNLVINCNSCGNTGDGTVTNGNNNYVISSKSNKNGGNGMRFRGDFNLALNNFCEENNNDGMDFDNNGFIIGNCALNSRFADGFFTVDSNLILWNKAFGNLEEGIRTEDNNLIWGNMINNNETRGIFAVFSNRIINNTLKKNAGVGVLTSGGDVLNIIDNNTIINQTEAGILLFMNSQGNAVRSNCLKGNNPDIEDNGMNNVIDENICQTSNRPGVCEDS, encoded by the coding sequence ATGGTAATCAACGTACCTGAAGATGAACCTACCATTAATGCTGCTTTAGTAATGGCTTCTCAAGGTGACACTATTAGAGTTGCTGCCATCACTTGTAATGAATCAATAGTCATAAGTGGAGCAAATTTAAACCAAATACGAATTGTAGGGGCAGGGATTGGGAAAACGATCATTGATGGAACAGGTCTTCCAGATGGTTCTATCGGTATAAATATTTTGGACTCTAGTTTAGTCACGATTGAAAATCTATCTGTTAAATGCTTCAGCGGAACTGGTATTCAGATTGAATCAAATGAAAACATCATTCATAAAGTTGAGGTAGCAAAAAATGGGGAGGAAGGTGTTTCCATTGATTCAAATGGATCTAGAAATATGATCATGTCATCAGTAATAAATGGAAACACATGTAATGGTATCTTGATCATTGATGGATCGATTAGTAATTATGTAGTGTCTAACTGTGTTTCAAGTAATCTAATTGAAGGGATACGTATATTTGGGGATAATAACTTGGTTTTAAAAAACACCATTAAAGGAAACTTAGAGGAGGGTATAACAACACGAGCAGCAAATAATTTAATTATTAATAATTTGATTTTAAATAATCTTTCTGGAATACAGAACAATGAGAATGATTTTGTTTTTGCAAATAAAATATTTAAGAATAAAAACGATGGGATAGAAAACCGCAGTGTTATGAATTTATATTGGGCAAATGATATAAGATGTAATGGTGACATGGGGATAGGACTTAGAGGTGGAGCACAACATAGAGTCATAAATAATACGATCATTAACAGTGGAAATATAGGGATTGAAATTGTAGAGTGTATCAATGACAACTTGATCGATAATAACTGTATCAAAAATAATGTGAATCAAGGCATACAAATTAACCCTAATTCTAACAATAACGTCATCCGATCCAACAAACTAGCTGGTAATACACCAGATATAGCTAATGAAGGGATGGGAACTTTATTTGATGCTAACCGCTGTACAACAAGTGATCCTCCTGGTTTATGTAATGAGGATAACGAGATCTTCGTAAAAGAGGGTCAGAGTATTCAAACTGCGATTGACAATGTTCCTAGTGAAGGTTTTACAATTAGAGTAGGAAAAGGAACCTTTAATGAGGCACTGACAATTAATAACTTAGGTGGAAATCGAGATAAAATTCGAATCATTGGTGCGGGTATAGGTAAAACAATTATTGATGGGATGGATTTACCTGGTGAAACTGGAATTGACATAGAGGCATCATTTATCACAATCGAAAATCTTACTGTCCAAAACTTCGAGAATCGTGGAATTCTGATTGATGCAGATGATAATATACTTTCATGTGTTAATGTACTTGAAAATCAAGGTGCTGGGATTGAAATCGACTTTGGTTCCGAAAGGAATTTGGTTATAAATTGCAATTCTTGTGGGAATACAGGCGATGGAACTGTTACTAACGGGAATAACAATTATGTCATTAGTAGTAAATCTAATAAAAATGGTGGTAATGGCATGCGTTTTAGAGGTGATTTTAATCTAGCACTAAATAATTTCTGTGAAGAAAATAATAATGATGGAATGGATTTCGATAATAATGGATTTATTATTGGTAATTGTGCATTGAATAGTCGATTTGCTGATGGTTTTTTTACAGTTGATAGTAATTTAATTCTTTGGAATAAAGCATTTGGTAATCTAGAGGAAGGAATAAGAACAGAAGATAATAATTTAATTTGGGGAAATATGATAAATAATAATGAGACTAGGGGTATATTTGCTGTGTTTTCTAATAGAATCATAAACAATACCTTAAAGAAGAATGCTGGGGTTGGTGTACTTACTAGTGGGGGTGATGTGCTCAACATCATTGACAACAATACCATAATAAATCAAACAGAAGCAGGGATTTTGTTATTTATGAATAGCCAAGGTAATGCTGTTCGTTCTAACTGTTTAAAAGGAAATAATCCGGATATTGAGGATAACGGTATGAATAATGTCATTGACGAAAATATTTGTCAAACGAGTAATCGACCTGGGGTATGTGAAGATAGCTGA